A stretch of Camelina sativa cultivar DH55 chromosome 18, Cs, whole genome shotgun sequence DNA encodes these proteins:
- the LOC104762743 gene encoding transcription factor GTE7-like isoform X2 has translation MAPAVLATLNEPSYQEQCGAVFMRKFTNQSLAENTNSLHPPPLFNPNPNPNFDGSNSGKQFDDPSGFGSYATFNVAGYSSNQLRELKKRFASELEQVRILRERIESGTFGTQQAYTLPEVLAVRSAPLNSFAGETNELGSKKKKQKKNVSAVKRSNQLAALDPESEKVLAGMLNTCGQILVKLMKHKWAWVFNTPVDVVGLGLHDYHVIVKKPIDLGTVKLNLDKGVYVSPIDFATDVRLTFYNAMSYNPKGQDVYIMAEKLLDHFDGMFNPAIKKFEAQQLKLTGSSSRPEPEFKPEFKPESKHRQWNQNPMVANPRKGTEQISIAKKLDSVKPPQPTLPPQLVEPTRVQTPSPPPPPVVQPQPPLPQPVTEEVEAPPDVSEVTKGRKGKLPKPKAKDSNKRLMTMEEKSKLGMNLQDLPPEKLGQLVQILKKRNGHLSQDGDEIELDIEAVDNETLWELDRFVTNYKKMASKIKRQGFIRNVTTPPRNMTSMAEMGSAEKRTRKGDAGEEDVDIGEDIPIEDYPSVEIERDGTAVAAAASSGSSSSGSSSSSSGSSSSGSGGSSSGSDSDADSVQSPFVEAKEA, from the exons ATGGCACCGGCTGTTTTGGCTACCTTAAACGAACCGTCGTACCAGGAACAATGCGGCGCCGTTTTTATGAGGAAATTTACGAACCAATCCCTCGCCGAAAACACCAACAGccttcatcctcctcctctcttcaaccctaaccctaaccctaatttcGACGGGAGCAATTCGGGCAAGCAGTTCGATGATCCGTCTGGTTTTGGAAGCTACGCTACTTTCAATGTCGCTGGGTACTCCTCGAATCAGCTCAGGGAGTTGAAGAAGCGTTTCGCCTCTGAGCTCGAGCAGGTTCGGATCTTGAGAGAACGGATCGAGTCAGGCACGTTCGGGACTCAGCAAGCTTACACTTTACCGGAGGTGCTCGCCGTTCGTTCAGCTCCGTTGAACAGCTTCGCCGGTGAAACGAATGAGCTtggatcgaagaagaagaaacagaagaagaatgTGTCAGCTGTGAAGCGAAGCAATCAATTGGCTGCTTTGGATCCGGAGTCGGAGAAAGTGTTGGCGGGTATGTTGAATACTTGTGGTCAGATCTTGGTTAAGCTGATGAAGCATAAATGGGCTTGGGTGTTCAATACCCCTGTTGATGTGGTTGGCTTAGGGCTTCATGATTATCATGTGATCGTGAAGAAACCTATCGATCTGGGTACGGTTAAGTTGAATCTTGATAAGGGGGTTTACGTTTCGCCGATTGATTTCGCTACCGATGTCAGATTGACGTTCTACAATGCAATGTCGTATAATCCAAAGGGACAAGATGTGTACATTATGGCTGAGAAGCTTCTGGATCATTTTGATGGAATGTTCAACCCTGCAATCAAGAAGTTCGAGGCTCAGCAGCTAAAACTCACTGGTTCATCATCTCGTCCTGAACCTGAGTTCAAACCTGAGTTTAAACCTGAGTCTAAGCATAGACAGTGGAATCAGAACCCTATGGTGGCGAATCCTAGGAAAGGAACAGAACAAATATCTATAGCTAAGAAGCTTGATTCAGTGAAGCCGCCACAACCTACATTGCCTCCTCAATTAGTCGAGCCTACACGTGTGCAAACTCCttctcctccgcctcctccggtggttcagcctcaaccacctctTCCGCAGCCGGTTACTGAAGAAGTTGAAGCACCTCCTGATGTGAGTGAAGTTACAAAAGGGAGGAAAGGGAAGTTGCCAAAGCCTAAGGCAAAGGATTCAAACAAAAGGTTGATGACCATGGAGGAGAAGTCAAAGCTTGGTATGAACCTACAAGACTTACCTCCTGAGAAGCTTGGGCAGTTGGTTCAGATTCTCAAGAAGAGAAACGGACATTTGTCACAAGATGGAGACGAAATTGAGCTAGATATAGAAGCTGTTGATAATGAGACTCTATGGGAGCTTGATCGGTTTGTGACAAATTACAAGAAGATGGCTAGCAAAATCAAGCGCCAAGGGTTTATCAGGAATGTGACAACTCCACCTAGAAACATG ACTTCGATGGCAGAAATGGGTAGTGCGGAGAAAAGAACAAGGAAAGGAGATGCAGGGGAAGAGGATGTTGACATTGGAGAAGACATACCAATAGAAGATTACCCATCAGTAGAGATTGAAAGAGATGGTACCGCTGTTGCAGCAGCTGCTAGTAGTGGCTCTAGTTCTTCAGGCAGTTCCAGTTCTAGTAGTGGTTCCTCGTCTAGTG GGTCAGGAGGGAGTTCATCAGGTAGTGATTCTGATGCAGATAGTGTCCAATCGCCATTTGTGGAAGCAAAAGAAGCTTAA
- the LOC104762743 gene encoding transcription factor GTE7-like isoform X1: MAPAVLATLNEPSYQEQCGAVFMRKFTNQSLAENTNSLHPPPLFNPNPNPNFDGSNSGKQFDDPSGFGSYATFNVAGYSSNQLRELKKRFASELEQVRILRERIESGTFGTQQAYTLPEVLAVRSAPLNSFAGETNELGSKKKKQKKNVSAVKRSNQLAALDPESEKVLAGMLNTCGQILVKLMKHKWAWVFNTPVDVVGLGLHDYHVIVKKPIDLGTVKLNLDKGVYVSPIDFATDVRLTFYNAMSYNPKGQDVYIMAEKLLDHFDGMFNPAIKKFEAQQLKLTGSSSRPEPEFKPEFKPESKHRQWNQNPMVANPRKGTEQISIAKKLDSVKPPQPTLPPQLVEPTRVQTPSPPPPPVVQPQPPLPQPVTEEVEAPPDVSEVTKGRKGKLPKPKAKDSNKRLMTMEEKSKLGMNLQDLPPEKLGQLVQILKKRNGHLSQDGDEIELDIEAVDNETLWELDRFVTNYKKMASKIKRQGFIRNVTTPPRNMTSMAEMGSAEKRTRKGDAGEEDVDIGEDIPIEDYPSVEIERDGTAVAAAASSGSSSSGSSSSSSGSSSSESGSGGSSSGSDSDADSVQSPFVEAKEA; encoded by the exons ATGGCACCGGCTGTTTTGGCTACCTTAAACGAACCGTCGTACCAGGAACAATGCGGCGCCGTTTTTATGAGGAAATTTACGAACCAATCCCTCGCCGAAAACACCAACAGccttcatcctcctcctctcttcaaccctaaccctaaccctaatttcGACGGGAGCAATTCGGGCAAGCAGTTCGATGATCCGTCTGGTTTTGGAAGCTACGCTACTTTCAATGTCGCTGGGTACTCCTCGAATCAGCTCAGGGAGTTGAAGAAGCGTTTCGCCTCTGAGCTCGAGCAGGTTCGGATCTTGAGAGAACGGATCGAGTCAGGCACGTTCGGGACTCAGCAAGCTTACACTTTACCGGAGGTGCTCGCCGTTCGTTCAGCTCCGTTGAACAGCTTCGCCGGTGAAACGAATGAGCTtggatcgaagaagaagaaacagaagaagaatgTGTCAGCTGTGAAGCGAAGCAATCAATTGGCTGCTTTGGATCCGGAGTCGGAGAAAGTGTTGGCGGGTATGTTGAATACTTGTGGTCAGATCTTGGTTAAGCTGATGAAGCATAAATGGGCTTGGGTGTTCAATACCCCTGTTGATGTGGTTGGCTTAGGGCTTCATGATTATCATGTGATCGTGAAGAAACCTATCGATCTGGGTACGGTTAAGTTGAATCTTGATAAGGGGGTTTACGTTTCGCCGATTGATTTCGCTACCGATGTCAGATTGACGTTCTACAATGCAATGTCGTATAATCCAAAGGGACAAGATGTGTACATTATGGCTGAGAAGCTTCTGGATCATTTTGATGGAATGTTCAACCCTGCAATCAAGAAGTTCGAGGCTCAGCAGCTAAAACTCACTGGTTCATCATCTCGTCCTGAACCTGAGTTCAAACCTGAGTTTAAACCTGAGTCTAAGCATAGACAGTGGAATCAGAACCCTATGGTGGCGAATCCTAGGAAAGGAACAGAACAAATATCTATAGCTAAGAAGCTTGATTCAGTGAAGCCGCCACAACCTACATTGCCTCCTCAATTAGTCGAGCCTACACGTGTGCAAACTCCttctcctccgcctcctccggtggttcagcctcaaccacctctTCCGCAGCCGGTTACTGAAGAAGTTGAAGCACCTCCTGATGTGAGTGAAGTTACAAAAGGGAGGAAAGGGAAGTTGCCAAAGCCTAAGGCAAAGGATTCAAACAAAAGGTTGATGACCATGGAGGAGAAGTCAAAGCTTGGTATGAACCTACAAGACTTACCTCCTGAGAAGCTTGGGCAGTTGGTTCAGATTCTCAAGAAGAGAAACGGACATTTGTCACAAGATGGAGACGAAATTGAGCTAGATATAGAAGCTGTTGATAATGAGACTCTATGGGAGCTTGATCGGTTTGTGACAAATTACAAGAAGATGGCTAGCAAAATCAAGCGCCAAGGGTTTATCAGGAATGTGACAACTCCACCTAGAAACATG ACTTCGATGGCAGAAATGGGTAGTGCGGAGAAAAGAACAAGGAAAGGAGATGCAGGGGAAGAGGATGTTGACATTGGAGAAGACATACCAATAGAAGATTACCCATCAGTAGAGATTGAAAGAGATGGTACCGCTGTTGCAGCAGCTGCTAGTAGTGGCTCTAGTTCTTCAGGCAGTTCCAGTTCTAGTAGTGGTTCCTCGTCTAGTG AATCAGGGTCAGGAGGGAGTTCATCAGGTAGTGATTCTGATGCAGATAGTGTCCAATCGCCATTTGTGGAAGCAAAAGAAGCTTAA